The nucleotide window CCGGAGGTGCACGGCGGCAAGTTGAGCCATACGGTGGTCGTCGAAGGTCCGGCCAGACAGCTTATCTCGGCCCTGCAACTCTCCGGGGTGAGCCATGCCTCGCTCGATCAGCCATTGCACCTCGTCGAGCCACGGCAGTCCTCACCTGAGAAGGCCTGAGCCCGTTGGACTGTGCTGAGCATGGCCTCCAACGGGCTGCCGGCGCCAGGCTACTTTCGCCCCCGCTCGATCAGCGTGATCGTCCGCGGGCCGCCGGTGTTGAAGACGCATACCTCGGCCCGTAGACCGCAAGCGCCGCAACCCCCGCCGCACACTTCTCCGTCGGCAAGCTGCAAGCGCCCTTTGCGCACCCAGAAGGCAAGCATATCCTCTAACACGCCCGGATCGACCCCCAGCCGCTGGCTTAATTCATTGAGCCTCACCGGGCCGCCGGCCGTTTCTAGCGCCTGTAAGACCTCGTGTAGCAAGCGCGCCTCCTCACCAACCCAGCAGCCGCCCGCCCTGGAACACCAGCAGGGCCGCCAGCCAGGCCACCACGAACTGCCCGATGATGCTGACCCACATCCAGCGGCTGCCGAACTCGTGGCGCGCGGCGGCCACGGTGGTCATACACGGGGTATAGAGCAGCACGAAGACCAGGAAGGCCAGCGCGGCCGCGGCCCCGTGACCGGCGCTGCTCGCCTCGAAACCCGCCCGCACCGCGGCGGCCAGCCCCTCCGGAGCCATCTCTTCTTCTTCCTCAGGGGCCTCCAGATCGACGCCGATGACCCCCGG belongs to Chloroflexaceae bacterium and includes:
- a CDS encoding FeoC-like transcriptional regulator; its protein translation is MLHEVLQALETAGGPVRLNELSQRLGVDPGVLEDMLAFWVRKGRLQLADGEVCGGGCGACGLRAEVCVFNTGGPRTITLIERGRK